A single window of Symphalangus syndactylus isolate Jambi chromosome 4, NHGRI_mSymSyn1-v2.1_pri, whole genome shotgun sequence DNA harbors:
- the FZD8 gene encoding frizzled-8 isoform X2, whose translation MEWGYLLEVTSLLAALALLQRSSGAAAASAKELACQEITVPLCKGIGYNYTYMPNQFNHDTQDEAGLEVHQFWPLVEIQCSPDLKFFLCSMYTPICLEDYKKPLPPCRSVCERAKAGCAPLMRQYGFAWPDRMRCDRLPEQGNPDTLCMDYNRTDLTTAAPSPPRRLPPPSPGEQPPSARGGGGGKARPPGGGAAPCEPGCQCRAPMVSVSSERHPLYNRVKTGQIANCALPCHNPFFSQDERAFTVFWIGLWSVLCFVSTFATVSTFLIDMERFKYPERPIIFLSACYLFVSVGYLVRLVAGHEKVACSGGHVRYETTGPALCTVVFLLVYFFGMASSIWWVILSLTWFLAAGMKWGNEAIAGYSQYFHLAAWLVPSVKSIAVLALSSVDGDPVAGICYVGNQSLDNLRGFVLAPLVIYLFIGTMFLLAGFVSLFRIRSVIKQQDGPTKTHKLEKLMIRLGLFTVLYTVPAAVVVACLFYEQHNRPRWEATHNCPCLRDLQPDQARRPDYAVFMLKYFMCLVVGITSGVWVWSGKTLESWRSLCTRCCWASKGVAVGGGAGATAAGGGGGPGGGGGGGPGGGGGSLYSDVSTGLTWRSGTASSVSYPKQMPLSQV comes from the exons ATGGAGTGGGGTTACCTGTTGGAAGTGACCTCGCTGCTGGCCGCCTTGGCGCTGCTGCAGCGCTCTAGCGGCGCGGCGGCCGCCTCGGCCAAGGAGCTGGCGTGCCAAGAGATCACCGTGCCGCTGTGTAAGGGCATCGGCTACAACTACACCTACATGCCCAACCAGTTCAACCACGACACGCAGGACGAGGCGGGCCTGGAAGTGCACCAGTTCTGGCCGCTGGTGGAGATCCAGTGCTCGCCCGATCTCAAGTTCTTCCTGTGCAGCATGTACACGCCCATCTGCCTGGAGGACTACAAGAAGCCGCTGCCGCCCTGCCGCTCGGTGTGCGAGCGCGCCAAGGCCGGCTGCGCGCCGCTCATGCGCCAGTACGGCTTCGCCTGGCCCGACCGCATGCGCTGCGACCGGCTGCCCGAGCAGGGCAACCCTGACACGCTGTGCATGGACTACAACCGCACCGACCTCACCACCGCCGCGCCCAGCCCGCCGCGCCGCCTGCCGCCGCCATCGCCCGGCGAGCAGCCGCCTTCGG CTCGCGGCGGCGGTGGCGGGAAGGCGCGGCCCCCTGGCGGCGGCGCGGCTCCCTGCGAGCCCGGGTGCCAGTGCCGCGCGCCCATGGTTAGCGTGTCCAGCGAGCGCCACCCGCTCTACAACCGCGTCAAGACAGGCCAGATCGCTAACTGCGCGCTGCCCTGCCACAACCCCTTCTTCAGCCAGGACGAGCGCGCCTTCACCGTCTTCTGGATCGGCCTGTGGTCGGTGCTCTGCTTCGTGTCGACTTTCGCCACCGTCTCCACCTTCCTCATCGACATGGAGCGCTTCAAGTACCCGGAGCGGCCCATCATCTTTCTCTCGGCCTGCTACCTCTTCGTGTCGGTGGGCTACCTAGTGCGCCTGGTGGCGGGCCACGAGAAGGTGGCGTGCAGCGGTGGC CACGTGCGCTACGAGACCACCGGCCCCGCGCTGTGCACCGTGGTCTTCTTGCTGGTCTACTTCTTCGGCATGGCCAGCTCCATCTGGTGGGTGATCTTGTCGCTCACGTGGTTCCTGGCGGCCGGCATGAAGTGGGGCAACGAAGCCATCGCCGGCTACTCGCAGTACTTCCACCTGGCCGCGTGGCTTGTGCCCAGCGTCAAGTCCATCGCGGTGCTGGCGCTCAGCTCGGTGGACGGCGACCCGGTGGCGGGCATTTGCTACGTGGGCAACCAGAGCCTGGACAACCTGCGCGGCTTCGTGCTGGCGCCGCTGGTCATCTACCTCTTCATCGGCACCATGTTCCTGCTGGCCGGCTTCGTGTCCCTCTTCCGCATCCGCTCGGTCATCAAGCAACAGGACGGCCCCACCAAGACGCACAAGCTGGAGAAGCTGATGATCCGCCTGGGCCTGTTCACCGTGCTCTACACCGTGCCCGCCGCGGTGGTGGTCGCCTGCCTCTTCTACGAGCAGCACAACCGCCCCCGTTGGGAGGCCACGCACAACTGCCCGTGCCTGCGGGACCTGCAGCCCGACCAGGCACGCAGGCCCGACTACGCCGTCTTCATGCTCAAGTACTTCATGTGCCTAGTGGTGGGCATCACCTCCGGCGTGTGGGTCTGGTCCGGCAAGACGCTGGAGTCCTGGCGCTCCTTGTGCACCCGCTGCTGCTGGGCCAGCAAGGGCGTCGCGGTGGGCGGGGGCGCGGGCGCCACGGCCGCGGGGGGTGGCGGCGGGcccgggggcggcggcggcgggggacCGGGCGGCGGCGGGGGCTCCCTTTACAGCGACGTCAGCACCGGCCTGACGTGGCGGTCGGGCACGGCCAGCTCCGTGTCTTATCCAAAGCAGATGCCATTGTCCCAAGTCTGA
- the FZD8 gene encoding frizzled-8 isoform X1, which produces MEWGYLLEVTSLLAALALLQRSSGAAAASAKELACQEITVPLCKGIGYNYTYMPNQFNHDTQDEAGLEVHQFWPLVEIQCSPDLKFFLCSMYTPICLEDYKKPLPPCRSVCERAKAGCAPLMRQYGFAWPDRMRCDRLPEQGNPDTLCMDYNRTDLTTAAPSPPRRLPPPSPGEQPPSGSGHGRPPGARPPHRGGGRGGGGGDAAAPPARGGGGGKARPPGGGAAPCEPGCQCRAPMVSVSSERHPLYNRVKTGQIANCALPCHNPFFSQDERAFTVFWIGLWSVLCFVSTFATVSTFLIDMERFKYPERPIIFLSACYLFVSVGYLVRLVAGHEKVACSGGAPGAGGAGGAGGAAAGAGAAGAGAGGPGGRGEYEELGAVEQHVRYETTGPALCTVVFLLVYFFGMASSIWWVILSLTWFLAAGMKWGNEAIAGYSQYFHLAAWLVPSVKSIAVLALSSVDGDPVAGICYVGNQSLDNLRGFVLAPLVIYLFIGTMFLLAGFVSLFRIRSVIKQQDGPTKTHKLEKLMIRLGLFTVLYTVPAAVVVACLFYEQHNRPRWEATHNCPCLRDLQPDQARRPDYAVFMLKYFMCLVVGITSGVWVWSGKTLESWRSLCTRCCWASKGVAVGGGAGATAAGGGGGPGGGGGGGPGGGGGSLYSDVSTGLTWRSGTASSVSYPKQMPLSQV; this is translated from the coding sequence ATGGAGTGGGGTTACCTGTTGGAAGTGACCTCGCTGCTGGCCGCCTTGGCGCTGCTGCAGCGCTCTAGCGGCGCGGCGGCCGCCTCGGCCAAGGAGCTGGCGTGCCAAGAGATCACCGTGCCGCTGTGTAAGGGCATCGGCTACAACTACACCTACATGCCCAACCAGTTCAACCACGACACGCAGGACGAGGCGGGCCTGGAAGTGCACCAGTTCTGGCCGCTGGTGGAGATCCAGTGCTCGCCCGATCTCAAGTTCTTCCTGTGCAGCATGTACACGCCCATCTGCCTGGAGGACTACAAGAAGCCGCTGCCGCCCTGCCGCTCGGTGTGCGAGCGCGCCAAGGCCGGCTGCGCGCCGCTCATGCGCCAGTACGGCTTCGCCTGGCCCGACCGCATGCGCTGCGACCGGCTGCCCGAGCAGGGCAACCCTGACACGCTGTGCATGGACTACAACCGCACCGACCTCACCACCGCCGCGCCCAGCCCGCCGCGCCGCCTGCCGCCGCCATCGCCCGGCGAGCAGCCGCCTTCGGGCAGCGGCCACGGCCGCCCGCCGGGGGCTAGGCCTCCGCACCGCGGCGGCGGCAGGGGCGGTGGCGGCGGGGACGCGGCGGCGCCCCCAGCTCGCGGCGGCGGTGGCGGGAAGGCGCGGCCCCCTGGCGGCGGCGCGGCTCCCTGCGAGCCCGGGTGCCAGTGCCGCGCGCCCATGGTTAGCGTGTCCAGCGAGCGCCACCCGCTCTACAACCGCGTCAAGACAGGCCAGATCGCTAACTGCGCGCTGCCCTGCCACAACCCCTTCTTCAGCCAGGACGAGCGCGCCTTCACCGTCTTCTGGATCGGCCTGTGGTCGGTGCTCTGCTTCGTGTCGACTTTCGCCACCGTCTCCACCTTCCTCATCGACATGGAGCGCTTCAAGTACCCGGAGCGGCCCATCATCTTTCTCTCGGCCTGCTACCTCTTCGTGTCGGTGGGCTACCTAGTGCGCCTGGTGGCGGGCCACGAGAAGGTGGCGTGCAGCGGTGGCGCGCCGGGCGCGGGGGGCGCTGGGGGCGCGGGCGGCGCGGCAGCTGGCGCGGGCGCGGCGGGCGCGGGCGCGGGCGGCCCGGGCGGGCGCGGCGAGTACgaggagctgggcgcggtggagcAGCACGTGCGCTACGAGACCACCGGCCCCGCGCTGTGCACCGTGGTCTTCTTGCTGGTCTACTTCTTCGGCATGGCCAGCTCCATCTGGTGGGTGATCTTGTCGCTCACGTGGTTCCTGGCGGCCGGCATGAAGTGGGGCAACGAAGCCATCGCCGGCTACTCGCAGTACTTCCACCTGGCCGCGTGGCTTGTGCCCAGCGTCAAGTCCATCGCGGTGCTGGCGCTCAGCTCGGTGGACGGCGACCCGGTGGCGGGCATTTGCTACGTGGGCAACCAGAGCCTGGACAACCTGCGCGGCTTCGTGCTGGCGCCGCTGGTCATCTACCTCTTCATCGGCACCATGTTCCTGCTGGCCGGCTTCGTGTCCCTCTTCCGCATCCGCTCGGTCATCAAGCAACAGGACGGCCCCACCAAGACGCACAAGCTGGAGAAGCTGATGATCCGCCTGGGCCTGTTCACCGTGCTCTACACCGTGCCCGCCGCGGTGGTGGTCGCCTGCCTCTTCTACGAGCAGCACAACCGCCCCCGTTGGGAGGCCACGCACAACTGCCCGTGCCTGCGGGACCTGCAGCCCGACCAGGCACGCAGGCCCGACTACGCCGTCTTCATGCTCAAGTACTTCATGTGCCTAGTGGTGGGCATCACCTCCGGCGTGTGGGTCTGGTCCGGCAAGACGCTGGAGTCCTGGCGCTCCTTGTGCACCCGCTGCTGCTGGGCCAGCAAGGGCGTCGCGGTGGGCGGGGGCGCGGGCGCCACGGCCGCGGGGGGTGGCGGCGGGcccgggggcggcggcggcgggggacCGGGCGGCGGCGGGGGCTCCCTTTACAGCGACGTCAGCACCGGCCTGACGTGGCGGTCGGGCACGGCCAGCTCCGTGTCTTATCCAAAGCAGATGCCATTGTCCCAAGTCTGA